A window of Rhododendron vialii isolate Sample 1 chromosome 13a, ASM3025357v1 contains these coding sequences:
- the LOC131312371 gene encoding protopine O-dealkylase-like: MESPKALGLGSSLMSVQELAKEPMLAIPQPYIRSEEEEPSIPSHGSDSLQTIPVIDMNQLVFGQTDLELENLHSLCKEWGIFQLVNHGVESSVVEKLRNEIQGFYKLPLEEKMRYKRKEGDVEGYGQTIIMHENQTVDWADRFYIITNPVHRRKDHLLPELPSSLRESMESYISELQKLAMTLLGLMAKALKIEEREIEEICDDGMQAVRMTYYPPCPQPEKVMGLTAHSDATVITILLQVNGVQGFQVKRDGIWIPVNVLPDAFVVNVGDVLEIFSNGLYKSIEHRATVNSEKERISVAMFFNPKFQSEVGPSPTLLNPQNPPLFKRVGMEKYVKDFFSRKLDGKSFLEQMRRSS; the protein is encoded by the exons ATGGAATCACCAAAAGCACTGGGCTTAGGGAGTTCACTGATGAGTGTTCAGGAGCTTGCCAAAGAGCCCATGCTTGCCATCCCACAACCCTACATCCGttctgaagaagaagaaccttCAATTCCCTCCCATGGATCTGATTCCCTGCAAACAATACCTGTTATCGACATGAATCAATTAGTATTTGGCCAAACAGATCTTGAACTAGAGAATTTGCACTCTCTATGCAAAGAATGGGGCATATTTCAG TTGGTGAACCATGGAGTTGAATCTTCAGTGGTGGAGAAACTGAGAAATGAAATTCAAGGATTCTACAAGCTCCCTTTGGAAGAGAAAATGAGATACAAGAGAAAGGAAGGTGATGTTGAAGGGTATGGACAAACCATAATCATGCATGAAAATCAAACAGTTGACTGGGCCGATAGATTTTACATAATCACCAACCCTGTCCATAGAAGGAAGGATCACCTACTCCCAGAGCTCCCTTCATCACTTAg GGAAAGCATGGAGTCTTACATCTCAGAGCTGCAAAAGCTTGCGATGACGCTTTTAGGTTTGATGGCGAAGGCTCTGAagatagaggagagagagatagaggagaTTTGTGATGATGGGATGCAAGCAGTGAGGATGACATACTACCCTCCATGTCCGCAGCCCGAAAAGGTGATGGGCCTTACGGCCCATTCGGACGCTACCGTCATCACCATACTTCTCCAAGTCAATGGCGTCCAAGGGTTCCAAGTTAAAAGAGATGGGATTTGGATTCCTGTCAATGTCCTCCCAGATGCCTTTGTTGTCAATGTGGGAGATGTCCTTGAG ATATTCAGCAATGGTCTCTACAAGAGCATTGAGCACAGGGCAACTGTGAACTCGGAGAAGGAGAGAATATCCGTTGCTATGTTTTTCAATCCAAAGTTCCAGTCGGAGGTTGGACCATCACCCACCCTTTTGAACCCGCAAAACCCTCCACTGTTCAAAAGGGTTGGAATGGAAAAATATGTCAAGGATTTCTTTTCTCGTAAGCTCGACGGGAAATCGTTCTTAGAGCAAATGAGGAGATCGAGCTGA
- the LOC131312372 gene encoding protein SRG1-like: MESQPEVVNFGKSIIVPSVQQLAEQPIDKLPPRYVHDIVSSDDSSLQSVPVIDLQSLVSGDHRDYELERLHCACKEWGFFQVINHGVSIKLLEEFKRDIVDFFKLPLEEKKKLWQQPDNHEGFGQLFVVSEEQKLDWSDMFYITTLPSSLRRTQLFELLPPNLRETLESYSVEVRRLAMTILGQMAKALKMDSEEMSELFSDGVQSMRMNYYPPCPEPDMAIGFSPHSDAVALTILYQLNDINGLQIRKEGKWVPVKPLRNSFVVNVGDIMEIVSNGVYRSIEHRATVNSTKERLSIATFYSSNLDSELGPAHSLIGPDNPAVFRRMPIEEYFKEFFARKLNGKSYLDFMKK; the protein is encoded by the exons ATGGAATCCCAACCTGAAGTAGTCAACTTTGGGAAATCTATAATAGTACCCAGTGTTCAACAACTGGCCGAACAGCCCATCGACAAACTCCCACCCCGGTACGTGCACGACATCGTCTCGTCGGACGATTCGTCGCTCCAATCGGTGCCGGTGATTGATCTTCAAAGCCTGGTTTCCGGTGACCACAGGGATTACGAATTGGAGAGGCTACATTGTGCTTGTAAAGAATGGGGTTTCTTCCAG GTTATAAATCATGGAGTGAGTATTAAACTGCTAGAGGAATTCAAGAGGGACATCGTAGATTTTTTCAAACTTCCGttggaagagaagaagaagttgtgGCAACAGCCAGACAACCATGAAGGTTTTGGGCAGCTCTTTGTGGTATCAGAGGAGCAGAAGCTTGATTGGTCTGACATGTTCTACATTACCACTCTTCCATCAAGTCTGAGGAGGACTCAACTTTTTGAACTTCTACCTCCAAAcctcag AGAAACATTGGAATCATACTCTGTGGAAGTGAGAAGGCTAGCCATGACCATCCTAGGTCAAATGGCTAAAGCTCTAAAGATGGACAGTGAAGAGATGAGCGAGCTATTCAGTGATGGGGTGCAGTCCATGAGAATGAACTATTATCCTCCATGCCCTGAGCCAGACATGGCCATCGGCTTCAGCCCGCACTCTGACGCAGTTGCTTTAACCATTCTCTATCAGCTCAACGACATCAACGGCCTCCAGATCCGAAAAGAAGGGAAATGGGTACCTGTTAAACCGTTGCGAAACAGTTTTGTAGTCAACGTTGGTGACATCATGGAG ATTGTGAGCAATGGTGTGTACCGGAGCATTGAGCATAGAGCAACGGTGAACTCAACCAAAGAAAGGCTCTCCATTGCTACATTTTACAGCTCCAATTTGGACTCAGAATTAGGCCCTGCGCATAGCCTCATTGGACCAGACAATCCTGCAGTCTTTCGCCGAATGCCCATTGAGGAGTACTTCAAGGAATTCTTTGCGCGGAAACTCAATGGTAAGTCATACCTTGATTTCATGAAAAAATAA
- the LOC131312382 gene encoding oxoglutarate-dependent flavonoid 7-O-demethylase 1-like — protein MESPKALGLGSSLMSVQELAKEPMLAIPQPYIRSEEEEPSIPSHGSDSLQTIPVIDMNRLVFGQTDLELENLHFACKEWGFFQLVNHGVESSVVEKLRNEIQEFYKLPLEEKMIYKCKEGDAEGYGQTILKNENQTVDWEDRFYMITNPIHRRKAHLIPELPSSLREALESYICELQKLGMTLLGMIGKALNIGKGEMEELFEDGLQSVRMTYYPPCPQPEKVMGRKAHTDAAGVTIILQINGVQGLQVKRDGIWIPVNVLRDAFVVNVGDVLEIFSNGLYKSVEHRATVNSEKERISVAMFFNQNFQSEVGPAPTLLNPQNPPLFKRVGMESFFRDFYSRNLRANEES, from the exons ATGGAATCACCAAAGGCATTGGGCTTAGGTAGTTCACTGATGAGTGTTCAGGAGCTTGCCAAAGAGCCCATGCTTGCCATCCCACAGCCCTACATCCGttctgaagaagaagaaccttCAATTCCTTCCCATGGATCTGATTCCCTGCAAACAATACCTGTTATCGATATGAATCGATTAGTATTCGGCCAAACAGATCTTGAACTAGAGAATTTGCACTTTGCATGCAAAGAATGGGGCTTCTTCCAG TTGGTGAACCATGGAGTTGAATCTTCAGTGGTGGAGAAACTGAGAAATGAAATTCAAGAATTCTACAAGCTCCCTTTGGAAGAGAAAATGATATACAAGTGTAAGGAAGGTGATGCTGAAGGGTATGGACAAACCATACTCAAGAATGAAAATCAAACAGTTGACTGGGAAGATAGATTTTACATGATCACCAACCCTATCCATAGAAGGAAGGCTCACCTAATCCCAGAGCTCCCTTCATCACTtag GGAAGCCTTGGAGTCTTACATCTGTGAGTTGCAGAAGCTTGGCATGACACTTTTAGGGATGATTGGGAAGGCTCTAAATATAGGCAAGGGAGAAATGGAGGAGTTGTTTGAAGATGGGTTGCAGTCAGTGAGAATGACATACTACCCTCCATGTCCACAGCCGGAAAAGGTGATGGGCCGTAAGGCCCATACCGACGCCGCCGGCGTCACCATAATTCTCCAAATCAATGGCGTCCAAGGACTCCAAGTTAAAAGAGATGGGATTTGGATTCCTGTCAATGTCCTCCGGGATGCCTTTGTTGTTAATGTGGGAGATGTCCTAGAG ATATTCAGCAATGGACTCTACAAGAGCGTTGAGCACAGGGCAACTGTGAATTCGGAGAAGGAGAGAATATCCGTTGCCATGTTTTTCAATCAAAACTTCCAGTCAGAGGTTGGACCAGCACCCACCCTTTTGAACCCACAAAACCCTCCACTGTTCAAAAGGGTTGGAATGGAAAGTTTTTTCAGGGATTTCTATTCTCGCAATCTTAGAGCAAATGAGGAGAGCTGA
- the LOC131314087 gene encoding uncharacterized protein LOC131314087: MEKKIHRHKLEKSYQKEHLRNMHDEILGGDFCQILLVVPKGVHEEIVNASLRRSDLWDDICVLTLNLNMRLNTTDPANAVFADFLMEVGTNPREVVQLPSTIGRCQNLNELLSRGNRYTYLAADKMSEDDGMDRSISNRYPNEYLNSLDPTGLPPFKLELKMGCPIILLRNIAPKDGLCNGTRMMVVRCGSRIIEVKILTGKKFGKLAFIPRISLSPSSSNFPFHMTSRQFPVRLAYAMTINKSQGQ, encoded by the exons ATGGAGAAGAAAATTCACAG GCACAAATTGGAAAAGAGCTATCAAAAGGAACACTTGCGCAACATGCACGACGAGA TACTTGGTGGggatttttgtcaaattttgctAGTTGTACCCAAAGGAGTTCATGAGGAAATTGTTAATGCATCACTTAGGCGTTCTGATCTGTGGGATGATATATGTGTCTTGACATTAAATTTGAACATGCGATTGAATACAACAGATCCTGCAAATGCTGTTTTTGCAGATTTTTTGATGGAG gttggAACAAACCCTCGAGAAGTGGTGCAACTTCCATCGACAATAGGTAGATGTCAAAATCTAAATGAATTATTGTCGAGA ggaAATAGATACACTTATCTAGCTGCAGATAAAATGTCTGAGGATGACGGAATGGATAGAAGCATCAGTAACAGATATCCCAACGAGTATCTTAACTCATTAGATCCTACTGGGCTACCGCCTTTTAAGCTAGAGTTGAAAATGGGTTGTCCTATAATATTGTTAAGAAATATTGCCCCAAAGGATGGACTTTGTAATGGCACAAGGATGATGGTTGTCAGATGCGGCTCCCGTATTATTGAAGTTAAGATTTTAACAGGCAAAAAATTTGGCAAATTGGCCTTCATACCAAGAATATCTTTATCACCATCATCttcaaattttccttttcatatGACCAGCCGTCAATTTCCAGTTCGCTTGGCATATGCTATGACTATTAACAAATCACAAGGACAATAA
- the LOC131312379 gene encoding protein SRG1-like has protein sequence MEAFERSSLLVPCVQELAKESPTVVPARYIRPDQDPPITSYSSLPDVPIIDLEKLLSGDQMELKKLDSACKEWGFFQLINHGVSSALLEKAKMEIKEFFNLPMEEKKKFWQDSKDYEGFGQAFVFSEEQKLDWADMFALTTLPTHLRKPHLFPKLPLPFRDTLDNYANELKHLAMKILDFISKALKMKTEEMRDLFKDGRQAMRMNYYPPCPQPEKVIGLTPHSDSVGLTILLQINEVEGLQIRKDGMWVPVKPLPETFVVNIGDILEIVTNGAYHSIEHRAVVNSGKERLSIATAYSPGYDEEMGPAPSMVTPQTPALFRRIRVAEYFKGLFARKLDGKSYRDAMRIQNQSQDS, from the exons ATGGAAGCATTCGAAAGGAGCTCCCTTCTTGTACCTTGTGTCCAAGAACTGGCCAAAGAATCACCGACCGTAGTCCCAGCCCGATATATTCGGCCTGATCAAGACCCTCCGATAACATCATATTCTTCGCTTCCCGATGTCCCCATAATCGACTTGGAGAAATTGCTTTCTGGAGATCAAATGGAATTGAAGAAGCTGGACTCTGCATGCAAAGAGTGGGGATTCTTCCAG TTAATAAACCATGGAGTGAGCTCTGCACTACTGGAGAAAGCGAAAATGGAGATCAAAGAATTCTTCAACCTCCCgatggaagaaaagaagaaattctGGCAGGATTCAAAAGATTACGAAGGATTTGGGCAGGCCTTTGTTTTTTCTGAGGAGCAGAAGCTCGATTGGGCAGACATGTTTGCCTTGACTACACTTCCAACCCATTTGAGAAAACCCCACCTTTTTCCCAAGCTCCCACTCCCCTTCAG AGATACCTTGGACAATTATGCTAATGAGTTGAAACATCTCGCCATGAAGATTCTAGATTTCATTTCCAAAGCTCTGAAAATGAAGACAGAGGAGATGAGAGACTTGTTTAAAGACGGGAGGCAAGCAATGAGGATGAATTATTATCCTCCATGCCCACAACCAGAGAAGGTCATTGGTCTCACTCCACACTCAGATTCCGTTGGCCTCACCATCCTCCTCCAAATCAATGAAGTGGAAGGTCTACAAATCAGGAAAGACGGGATGTGGGTTCCCGTTAAACCCCTCCCTGAAACCTTTGTGGTCAACATTGGGGACATTCTAGAG ATTGTCACCAACGGAGCTTATCATAGCATCGAGCATCGAGCGGTAGTGAACTCTGGGAAGGAGAGGCTGTCAATCGCAACAGCTTACAGCCCTGGATACGACGAAGAAATGGGCCCTGCGCCGAGTATGGTTACCCCACAAACTCCTGCACTTTTTAGAAGAATTAGGGTTGCCGAGTATTTCAAAGGCTTATTCGCTCGAAAGCTTGATGGGAAATCATATCGCGATGCCATGAGGATTCAAAATCAGAGCCAGGACAGCTGA